A region of Gadus morhua chromosome 18, gadMor3.0, whole genome shotgun sequence DNA encodes the following proteins:
- the LOC115531513 gene encoding alpha-N-acetylgalactosaminide alpha-2,6-sialyltransferase 2 — protein sequence MATKLRIGFYILAASCLPFLYILCVSLEIWASGSMTGDRLGLSWLSESVFGRDPPPAEAMMSFEEQFIGDTYGREDIPPQSTCPDALTRKWSSTGFNGSFLATIPVLQWAKDVNLQQYQRLKQYGGTYGWASMDYETLNATLSVLNRTANHQMFDDWQLRRKGSQCVRCAVVGNGGILNGSGKGREIDSHHYVFRTNGAVLNGFQKDVGTRTTHYTFSTNTFKNSMMSYRKQGYSGPPLSEETRYVFLPDHDRDYLLVKAVATHTPVERGRDKTKTPPTYFGEDATAEKLKMYHPDFVRYLRNRFFQSHAQKKGYKRIYRPSTGSVMLLAALHTCDQVSAYGFMTSDYKKYPNHYYDKTLSKVRFFANHDYGSELGLWQQLHKDGLIRLYMRS from the exons CATGACAGGAGATCGCCTGGGGCTCTCTTGGCTCAGCGAAAGTGTCTTTGGCCGCGACCCCCCGCCCGCTGAAGCAATGATGTCTTTCGAGGAACAGTTCATTGGAGATACGTACGGCCGAGAGGACATCCCACCACAGAGC ACCTGCCCTGACGCCCTCACCAGGAAGTGGTCGTCCACCGGCTTTAATGGAAGTTTTCTGGCGACCATTCCGGTTCTCCAGTGGGCCAAGGACGTCAATCTCCAACAGTACCAGCGCCTGAAGCAGTATGGCGGTACCTACGGATGGGCATCGATGGACTATGAGa CACTGAACGCCACGCTCTCCGTCCTCAACCGGACGGCCAACCACCAGATGTTTGACGACTGGCAACTCCGTCGGAAGGGCTCGCAGTGCGTCCGCTGCGCCGTGGTGGGCAACGGGGGGATCCTGAATGGTTCCGGCAAGGGCCGGGAGATCGACAGCCATCACTACGTGTTCAG GACGAACGGAGCTGTCCTAAATGGTTTCCAGAAGGACGTGGGCACACGCACCACCCACTACACCTTCTCCACCAACACCTTCAAGAACTCCATGATGAGCTACCGTAAACAGGGCTACAGTGGACCACCGCTGTCCGAG GAGACGCGCTACGTCTTCCTTCCAGACCACGACCGTGACTACCTGCTGGTGAAAGCTGTTGCCACGCACACACCGGTGGAGCGAGGCCGGGATAAAACCAAAAC TCCACCGACGTACTTTGGAGAGGATGCGACGGCGGAGAAGCTGAAGATGTATCACCCAGACTTTGTCCGCTACCTCAGGAACAG GTTCTTTCAATCCCACGCACAGAAGAAAGGATACAAGAGAATCTACCGTCCATCGACAGGCTCTGTGATGCTGTTGGCGGCTCTGCACACCTGCGACCAG GTCAGCGCCTATGGCTTCATGACGTCCGACTATAAGAAGTACCCGAACCACTACTATGACAAAACCCTGAGCAAAGTGAGATTCTTTGCCAACCATGACTATGGCTCGGAGCTGGGGCTGTGGCAGCAGCTGCACAAGGATGGCCTCATACGGCTGTACATGCGATCGTGA